One genomic window of Solanum dulcamara chromosome 10, daSolDulc1.2, whole genome shotgun sequence includes the following:
- the LOC129870355 gene encoding ARF guanine-nucleotide exchange factor GNOM-like encodes MGRLRLQSSIKAIEEEPEDCETTSNKTALACMVNSEISAVLSVMRRNVRWGGRYVSGDDQLEHSLIQSVKTLRKQIFSWQYQWQTVSPALYLQPFLDVIRSDETGAPITGVALSSVFKILTLDFLDHNTVNVENAMHSVVDAVTSCRFEVTDPASEEVVLMKILQVLLACMRSKASVMLSNQHVCTIVNTCFRVVHQAGSKSELLQQTARHTMHELVRCIFSHLPEVDKMQHSVVSRGSSTKNKVVGLDNECSFNSKSEHGNGTSEYDSQPLSGAFTSSASTGLLNSVIDEGMVMSDNGKDNVSIDLHLMTEPYGVPCMVEIFHFLCSLLNVVEHIGMGPRANTTAFDEDVPLFALCLINSAIELGGPAIQSHPRLLSLVQDELFQNLMIFGLSMSPLILSTVCSIVLNLYQHLCTELKLQLEAFLSCVVLRLAQSRYGASYQQQEVAMEALVDFCRQKSFMVEMYANLDCDITCTNVFEELANLLSKSAFPVNSPLSAMNILALDGLIAVIQGMAERISNGCRSQQNPINLEEYGPFWMVKCESYSDPDHWVPFVRRRKHIKRRLMIGADHFNRDPKKGLEFLQGTYLLPDKLDPQSVACFFRFTAGLDKNLVGDFLGNHDEFCIQVLHEFAGTFDFEDMNLDIALRLFLETFRLPGESQKIARVLEAFSERYYEQSPQILANKDAALLLSYSLIMLNTDQHNVQVKKKMTEEDFIRNNRNINGGNDLPREYLSELYHSICNNEIRTTPEQSAGFAEMNPSRWIDLMHKSKKTSPYIVCDSRAYLDHDMFATMSGPTIAAISVVFDHAEHDDVYKTCIDGFLAVAKISACHHLEDVLDDLVVSLCKFTTLLNPSLAEEPVLAFGDDAKARMATVTVFTIANEYGDFIHTGWRNILDCILRLHKLGLLPARVASDAADDSEAPSDTGHGKSLHNSLSSAHLQSIGTPRRSSGLMGRFSQLLSLDTEEPRSQPTEQQLAAHQRTLQTIQKCRIDSIFTESKFLLADSLLQLARALIWAAGRPQKGSSSPEDEDTAVFCLELLIAITLNNRDRIRLLWQGVYEHIASIVHSTVMPCALIEKAIFGLLRICLRLLPYKENLADELLRSLQLVLKLDARVADAYCEQITQEVSRLVKANATHIRSQMGWRTITLLLSITARHPEASEAGFDALVFIMSDGAHLSPANYVLCIDAARNFAESRVGPADRPARAVDLMAGSVASLARWSKDTREALAETEAVKLSQDIGEMWLRLVQGLRKVSLDQREVRNHALLSLQMCLTGDHEIYLPNSLWLQCFDMVIFTMLDDLIELASQKDYRNMEETLVLSLKLLSKVFHQLLHELSQLTTFCKLWLGVLNRMEKCMKVKVRGKKSEKLQELVPELLKNTLTVMKSKGVLFKRSALGGDSLWELTWLHVNNIAPSLQSEVFPDNDSENVQPDPVFAETNPNE; translated from the exons ATGGGGCGTTTAAGACTACAATCTAGTATCAAGGCAATAGAAGAGGAGCCGGAAGATTGCGAGACCACTTCCAATAAAACTGCTTTAGCTTGTATGGTTAACTCTGAAATAAGTGCTGTTTTATCTGTTATGAGAAGAAATGTGAGATGGGGAGGTCGTTATGTGTCTGGGGATGATCAACTAGAGCACTCGCTAATACAGTCTGTGAAGACATTACGTAAACAGATATTTTCATGGCAGTATCAGTGGCAAACCGTCAGTCCAGCCTTGTATCTCCAGCCATTTCTGGATGTTATTCGATCTGATGAAACTGGGGCACCAATCACTGGTGTTGCATTGTCTTCTGTTTTCAAGATTTTGACTCTTGATTTTCTTGATCATAATACTGTCAATGTTGAAAATGCCATGCACTCTGTAGTGGATGCTGTGACCAGTTGCAGATTTGAGGTAACTGATCCTGCATCAGAAGAGGTTGTGTTAATGAAGATACTTCAAGTACTTTTGGCGTGCATGAGAAGTAAAGCGTCAGTTATGTTGAGTAATCAGCATGTTTGCACCATAGTCAATACGTGCTTTAGAGTAGTTCATCAAGCTGGAAGCAAGAGTGAGCTCTTACAGCAGACAGCACGCCACACCATGCATGAACTTGTGAGATGTATTTTTTCCCACCTTCCAGAAGTTGACAAAATGCAACATTCTGTAGTTAGCCGAGGCAGTTCCACCAAAAACAAG GTTGTGGGCCTTGACAATGAGTGCAGTTTCAACAGCAAGTCAGAGCATGGTAATGGTACTTCTGAATATGATAGCCAGCCACTTTCTGGAGCTTTTACTTCTTCTGCTTCCACAGGTCTTCTTAACAGTGTTATAGATGAAGGCATGGTCATGAGTGATAATGGGAAGGACAATGTTTCTATTGATTTACATTTAATGACTGAACCATATGGAGTTCCATGCATGGTTGAGATATTTCACTTCTTGTGTTCTTTGTTAAATGTTGTCGAACATATAGGGATGGGCCccagagcaaataccacagcatTTGATGAAGATGTTCCACTGTTTGCCCTTTGTTTGATCAACTCAGCCATTGAATTGGGTGGCCCGGCTATACAGAGCCACCCTAGATTGTTGAGTTTGGTTCAGGATGAATTATTCCAAAATCTGATGATATTTGGCTTGTCAATGAGTCCATTGATACTTTCAACAGTCTGCAGCATTGTTCTAAATCTGTATCAGCATTTGTGTACTGAACTAAAGCTACAACTTGAGGCCTTCTTATCCTGTGTTGTCTTGAGACTTGCACAAAGTCGTTATGGGGCTTCATACCAGCAGCAGGAAGTAGCCATGGAGGCTCTTGTTGATTTTTGTAGGCAGAAATCCTTCATGGTAGAAATGTATGCAAATTTAGATTGTGATATCACCTGCACCAatgtttttgaagaacttgCGAATTTATTATCAAAGAGTGCATTCCCTGTGAACTCTCCATTGTCTGCCATGAACATTCTTGCTTTGGACGGTCTGATTGCTGTTATTCAGGGAATGGCTGAGAGGATAAGCAATGGATGTAGGTCACAGCAAAATCCAATAAATCTTGAGGAGTATGGTCCATTCTGGATGGTCAAGTGTGAGAGCTATAGTGATCCTGATCATTGGGTACCATTTGTACGTAGAAGGAAGCACATAAAGAGAAGGTTAATGATTGGAGCTGATCATTTTAATAGGGACCCTAAGAAAGGGCTGGAATTTCTCCAAGGAACGTATCTGTTGCCAGATAAACTTGATCCCCAGAGTGTGGCTTGCTTTTTCAGGTTTACAGCTGGGCTAGATAAGAATCTTGTGGGGGACTTTCTGGGAAATCATGATGAATTTTGCATTCAGGTTCTTCATGAGTTTGCTGGAACATTTGATTTCGAAGACATGAACCTGGATATTGCATTGCGGCTGTTTTTGGAAACTTTTCGACTACCTGGGGAATCTCAAAAAATTGCAAGAGTACTTGAGGCATTTTCAGAGAGATATTATGAGCAATCTCCACAGATTCTAGCTAATAAAGATGCTGCTTTGCTGTTGTCATATTCACTAATAATGCTCAATACTGACCAACATAATGTTCAGGTAAAGAAGAAGATGACAGAGGAAGATTTCATTCGAAATAATCGGAACATTAATGGAGGTAATGATCTCCCTCGTGAATATCTATCTGAATTGTATCATTCTATCTGCAACAATGAGATCCGCACAACACCAGAGCAAAGTGCTGGTTTTGCTGAAATGAACCCAAGCCGCTGGATTGATTTGATGCACAAATCCAAGAAAACATCTCCATATATTGTGTGTGATTCGAGAGCCTACCTTGATCATGATATGTTTGCCACTATGTCTGGTCCAACTATTGCTGCTATCTCTGTGGTATTTGATCACGCTGAACATGACGATGTCTACAAAACATGTATAGATGGTTTCTTAGCTGTTGCCAAGATTTCAGCTTGCCATCATCTTGAAGATGTTTTGGATGATCTGGTAGTATCTCTATGTAAGTTCACAACTCTCTTGAATCCTTCATTGGCGGAGGAACCTGTTTTAGCCTTTGGCGACGATGCAAAAGCAAGGATGGCAACTGTTACAGTTTTCACTATTGCAAATGAATACGGTGATTTCATCCATACTGGTTGGAGAAATATCTTGGATTGCATCTTGAGATTGCACAAGCTTGGCCTTCTTCCTGCTCGTGTGGCAAGTGATGCAGCTGATGACTCAGAGGCACCTTCTGATACAGGACATGGGAAGTCCTTGCATAATTCGTTATCTTCTGCTCATTTGCAATCCATAGGTACTCCTAGAAGATCTTCTGGACTTATGGGGCGATTTAGTCAGCTCCTATCTTTAGATACTGAAGAGCCAAGGTCTCAACCTACTGAGCAACAACTCGCTGCTCACCAACGCACACTGCAGACAATTCAGAAGTGTCGCATTGATAGCATCTTTACAGAAAGTAAGTTTCTTCTAGCTGATTCCTTGCTACAGTTGGCACGGGCTCTCATATGGGCTGCCGGGAGACCTCAGAAGGGTAGTAGTTCTCCTGAAGATGAAGACACTGCAGTATTCTGCTTGGAACTGCTGATTGCAATCACCTTGAACAACAGAGATAGAATTAGACTTCTTTGGCAGGGAGTTTATGAGCATATTGCTAGTATTGTCCACTCAACAGTAATGCCTTGTGCTTTGATTGAGAAAGCTATATTTGGACTCCTTCGCATCTGCCTGAGGTTGCTTCCCTATAAAGAGAACTTAGCTGATGAACTTTTGAGATCACTACAACTTGTTCTCAAGCTTGACGCCCGGGTTGCTGATGCATACTGTGAGCAGATTACACAGGAAGTCAGTCGGCTGGTTAAAGCAAATGCGACTCACATTCGTTCTCAAATGGGATGGCGAACAATTACTCTTTTACTTTCTATAACAGCAAGACATCCAGAAGCTTCTGAAGCAGGATTTGATGCCCTGGTTTTCATTATGTCTGATGGAGCCCATTTGTCCCCTGCTAATTATGTTCTTTGCATCGATGCAGCAAGAAATTTTGCAGAGTCTCGTGTTGGACCTGCGGATAGACCTGCTCGGGCGGTGGATCTTATGGCAGGTTCAGTTGCTAGTTTAGCACGCTGGTCCAAAGATACTAGGGAAGCTCTGGCAGAGACTGAAGCTGTGAAGTTGTCCCAAGATATCGGAGAGATGTGGTTGAGGCTTGTACAGGGACTGAGGAAAGTTAGTTTGGATCAGAGAGAAGTTAGGAATCATGCTCTTTTATCCCTACAAATGTGCCTGACAGGAGATCATGAAATTTACCTTCCAAATAGTCTATGGTTGCAGTGCTTTGATATGGTCATTTTCACAATGTTGGATGACTTGATTGAACTTGCATCACAAAAAGACTACCGGAACATGGAAGAGACACTTGTTCTTTCCTTAAAGCTCCTTTCGAAAGTTTTTCACCAGTTGCTGCATGAGCTATCTCAATTGACTACATTCTGTAAACTGTGGTTGGGTGTCCTCAACAGAATGGAAAAATGTATGAAGGTGAAAGTCAGAGGTAAAAAAAGTGAAAAGCTTCAGGAATTAGTCCCTGAACTTTTGAAGAACACCTTGACTGTAATGAAGTCTAAGGGGGTACTTTTCAAGAGGAGTGCCCTCGGTGGAGATAGCTTATGGGAATTGACTTGGTTGCATGTAAATAACATTGCTCCTTCTCTGCAATCTGAGGTTTTCCCTGATAATGATTCAGAAAATGTACAGCCTGATCCCGTGTTTGCTGAAACCAATCCAAATGAATAG
- the LOC129871459 gene encoding transmembrane emp24 domain-containing protein p24delta9 translates to MMIPTSKSLLMFLILIFLSRKIHSLQFEVLSGRTKCIAEDIKSHSMTVGKYHIVNPNEPHPLPDTHKVTIRVTSTHGNTFHYADNVPEGHFAFETAEAGDYMACFYAADHKPPISMTIDFDWKSGVAAKDWTNVAKKGSVDLMELELKKMYEHVKNIHDEMFYLREREEEMQELNRSTNSKMAWMTGLSIFVCLSVAGLQLWHLKTFFEKKKLI, encoded by the exons ATGATGATCCCAACAAGTAAATCACTCCTTATGTTTCTAATCTTGATTTTTCTTTCGAGGAAAATACATTCACTGCAATTCGAAGTGTTATCGGGTCGCACAAAATGCATAGCTGAAGATATCAAGAGTCATTCCATGACTGTTGGCAAGTATCATATTGTCAATCCCAATGAACCACATCCTTTACCTGATACTCACAAAGTCACCATCAgg GTGACATCTACGCATGGGAATACCTTTCATTATGCGGATAATGTTCCTGAGGGGCATTTTGCATTTGAGACAGCAGAAGCTGGGGATTATATGGCTTGCTTCTATGCTGCTGATCACAAGCCTCCCATTAGTATGACTATCGATTTTGACTGGAAGAGTGGTGTAGCTGCTAAGGACTGGACCAATGTTGCCAAGAAAGGCTCTGTTGAC CTTATGGAATTAGAACTGAAAAAGATGTATGAACATGTTAAAAACATCCATGATGAGATGTTTTATCTACGTGAAAG GGAGGAAGAAATGCAAGAACTTAACAGATCAACAAACTCCAAAATGGCTTGGATGACTGGACTGTCAATCTTTGTATGCTTATCTGTAGCAGGATTGCAGTTGTGGCATTTGAAAACCTTTTTCGAAAAGAAGAAGCTAATCTAA